From Symbiobacterium terraclitae:
TGCATGGTGCTCTACGGCATCGCGCTCGCACTGCCGCTCGCGCCGGTGGGCGCCATGCTGGCCAGGGTGTGGCCCGGCCAGGGGCGGCGCGCCTTCAACTTCAACTACGTGGCGAGCAACCTGGGCGTGGCCGCGGGAACCGCACTCGGCGGCGTGCTGGCGGATCGCTCCTTCGCGCTGGCCTTCGGCGGTGCGTCGGTCCTCTTCCTGCTTTACGGCCTCTTTGCTGCCGCCTTCATCCGGGAGGAGCGGGTCCGGGCCGGTGACGTCCGGGAGGGGGACGGCCGGGGGCGGGAGGCCGCGCCGGAGGGGCCCGTGCCCTGGCCGCCCATCATCGCGCTGTTCGTGGCTTACCTCTGCATCACCCTGGTCTACGGGCAGTGGCAGACGGGGAACTCGATCCGCACGCAGGAGCTGGGCTTCGGCCTCTCCGCCTTCTCGGTGCTCTGGACGCTGAACGGGGTCCTCATCTTCGCGGGCCAGCCGGTGCTCAGCCTGATCGTGCGCCGCATGCGCCGCCCCACCGCCCAGATGGTGGCGGGCGTCGCGCTCCTGGCCCTTGCCTTCGGGGTGCTTCTCACCTCCGACCGCTATGGCATCTTCGTGCTCTCGATGGTGCTGCTCACGTTTGGCGAGATGCTGGTCTGGCCGGTCATCCCCGCCACCGTCGCCCGCCTCTCGCCGCCGTCGAAGCGGGGGCGGCTGCAGGGGCTGATCCTGAGCGGGCAGACCGTCGGGCGGATGCTGGGTCCGCTGCTGGGCGGCATGCTCTACGACGCAGCGGGCTACACCGCGCAGATTTCGGTGATGACCGCCGGTCTGGCGGTGCCGCTGCTGGCGATCCTGTACTACGCCCGCACTCGGTGGGCCGACGAGGCCGCACAGGAGCAAATCGAGGCGTGATGACGCGACTGGGCCCCCGCTCGGAGGAGCAGGGGGCCGCTTCACTTGTGGCGCCGGGCCTCATCAGTAGCCCCAGCCGCGGTCGGGGAACTCCAGGCTCTCGATCACCAGTCGTCCGTCCTCGCCGGGCCGACCACGGCCCGCCCGCGTCAGTATACCCAGCCGTGGTCCAGGAACTCCAGGCTCTCGACGACCAGTCGCCCGTCCTCGCCGGTGCCGATCACCGCCCGACCGGTCCAGTAGGAGCCGCCCTCGTACTCCTGAACGGACGCCATGAACTCGATGGAACCATCCGGTCCGGGAGGGGCGGGCTCGATCCGGGGGCCGTACTCCGCCTCTACGATCCGCCCCACCCGCACCGGGCTC
This genomic window contains:
- a CDS encoding MDR family MFS transporter — encoded protein: MNLRARLRAYVDAYPRMLWFLAIGSFLNSTGASFIWPLTTIYIHEHLGRSMTVAGTVLLLHSAGAMLGQLAGGWGYDRIGPRPVMLGGLFAATAVTAVLGQTSSWPVYVACMVLYGIALALPLAPVGAMLARVWPGQGRRAFNFNYVASNLGVAAGTALGGVLADRSFALAFGGASVLFLLYGLFAAAFIREERVRAGDVREGDGRGREAAPEGPVPWPPIIALFVAYLCITLVYGQWQTGNSIRTQELGFGLSAFSVLWTLNGVLIFAGQPVLSLIVRRMRRPTAQMVAGVALLALAFGVLLTSDRYGIFVLSMVLLTFGEMLVWPVIPATVARLSPPSKRGRLQGLILSGQTVGRMLGPLLGGMLYDAAGYTAQISVMTAGLAVPLLAILYYARTRWADEAAQEQIEA